One window of Lawsonibacter asaccharolyticus genomic DNA carries:
- a CDS encoding flagellar protein FliS, whose product MDMRGYQRYREDSLSTMTQGELLLLLFDELVKRLTQAELELEREHYPAFEAAVDRSVKIIRYLDDTLDRQYPISQNLDRLYEYFCYELSRVKNGRNQKELSRVKGMAAELRDSFRQADKSQTDR is encoded by the coding sequence ATGGATATGAGAGGATACCAACGCTACCGGGAGGACTCGTTAAGCACCATGACCCAGGGAGAGCTCCTGCTCCTGCTCTTTGACGAGCTGGTGAAGCGGCTGACCCAGGCAGAGCTCGAACTGGAGCGGGAGCATTATCCTGCTTTTGAAGCGGCAGTAGACAGAAGTGTAAAGATCATCCGGTACTTGGATGACACGCTGGACCGCCAGTATCCGATCAGCCAGAACCTGGACCGCCTGTATGAATATTTCTGTTATGAGCTCAGCCGGGTCAAAAATGGAAGGAACCAGAAGGAGCTTTCCCGGGTCAAAGGAATGGCGGCGGAGCTGAGGGACAGCTTCCGACAGGCGGATAAAAGTCAGACGGACCGCTGA